The window GGCACCCTGGTCGCCGCCGCCGGGCGTGACCTGAACCTGCTGGGCGCCGCCATCGGCTCGGCGGGCACGGCCACGCTGCAGGCGGGCCGCAACCTGAACCTGCAGGCCCTGACCCAGGCCGAGAGCGTCGATGCCACGCGCAATGCCAGCAACTACACCCGCTTTGCCCAGAGCCAGAGCCCGGGCAGCACGGTGCAGGCCACGGACGCCGTGACACTCTCCGCAGGGCAGGACCTCACGGCGATGGCGGCCACGATCAACAGCACGGCAGGTGCCACCCTGCTCGCCGCCGGCGGCGATGTCAATCTGCTGGCCGGGCGCAGCACCAGCAGCCTGGCCACCGCCAGCTATGCCGAGGGCTCCGGCTTCCTGAGCTCGGGCAGCACCCGGCTGCGCAACAGCCAGAGCGCCGACAACGCCCACGCCACGAGCGTGCGCGGCCACACCGTCACCGCGGTCGCCGGGCGGGACATCATGGTCTCCGGCTCCAACGTCGTCAGCGATGCCGCCACCACCCTGGTGGCGCAGCGCGACATCGCCATCACCTCAGATACGAACCGCAGCACCGGCAGCAGCTTCTTCGAGCAGAAGGGCAGCGGCTTGTCCATTGACGGCGGCATCAGCTACGGCAAGCAGCAGCAGAGCACGGACAGCCGAGGCTCTGGGGACACGGCAGCGGGCAGCACCGTGGCAGCCTTGTCCGGCGACGTGAAAATCGTCGCGGGCCAGCGCTACACCCAGGTGGGGAGTACGGTGCAAACTCCAGCAGGCAACATCACCATCCAGGCGCAGGACGTGGCCATCACCGAGGCCCGCGAGCGCAGCGAGAGCAGCACGGTGACCAAGCAGAGCAGCAGTGGCTTCACACTGGCGGTCTCATCGGGCGCGACGAACGCCATTCAAAGCGGTGTACAAATGGCGGACACCGTCAGCAAGACCAGTGACAAGCGCATGCTGACATTGGCGGCAGCGACGACGGCATTGACCGCCTATGACACTTACAACACCTTGAAGGCAGGCCAAGGGCAAACCATCAACGGCAAAGACAACCAAATCGTCACGGGAAACCAAGCAAGGCTGCAGCGGCCTGAAGGTCTCCCTGGGCAGCCGGCTGGTCCGCGGCCCAGCCCTTTGCGGCAATGCCAAGGACATCAAGGATGTCGCCAGCACCCTGGTCAGCGGCAATCCCGCGGGCGCCGTGTCGCTCAGCGTCTCGGTAGGGGCTAGCAAGAGCCAGAGCCGCAGCGACTACTGCAGGGACACCGCCGCCGGCAGCCCCGGTGCAACTGGAAATCTTTGCGCGAGCGCCGCTGCCCTGTCGGCTCAAGGCAATACCGCCGCGGCCGCCGCCTGCTGCACGCGCAGGTCGGCATCGCGCTGCAGCAGGAAACGCTGCGCCACGAGGCTGCTCGCGGCGGCCGTCACCCTGGCCACATAGCCTGCCTGGCTGCCATACAGCGATTCGAGCGATGGCCGCGTGTCGCCGGCCGCAATGCGCGCCGCCTCGGTCTTGTGGAACGGGATGTAGCTGCCGGTCAGGCTGGTGAGATCGACGATGCCGGGCGTGGCGACGTAGTTGTATTCGATGCTGGTGCCCAGCGGCGCCTGCACTTCCACGCCGCGGATGCCGGCCCTCGTGAGGCCGGTGGAAGCGTCGACTTGCGGCACCAGGATGGCGTAGTCCGCACCCACCTTCGGCGGCAGGATGGTGGCGATGCCCGATTCGTCCTGCGGGATGAACTGCGGGCCGAAGTCCAGCACGGCATAGTTGTTGTAGCGCGCAAGGTAATCGAACGCCGGGATCGGCGTCTGCACGCCGCTGGCCGCCCAGGTCAGCCCCTTCATCTGCGGATACGTCAGGGCCGCCGGCCGCACCAGCGTGCCGTCGGCGATGTGCGGCACTTGGCTCGCCGGTGGCGGCGTGTTGCGTACCACCCAATCCTCCAGCGCGATGAACAGGGCGCGGAAGGTGTCGGTGTGGTGGGCCACGGTGCCGGTCGGGTAGACATTGGCCGCGGGGTTGTAGCCGATGTTGGCCGTGCCGCCGTTGCCGCCGTGCTGGGTGCTGCTGTAGTAGTAGATACGCGCGTTGTCAGGCTGCACCAGGTCGGCCGTGCCCGTGGCGTTGGTCAGCACCGGCGAGCCCTGCAGTTGCCAGAATTCCGTGCCCGACAGGCCGAGGAAGAACTTCGGGCAGGTGCCGGTGGCGGCGCAGCGTGTCATCACGCCGCCCTTGCGACCGGTGAGCGGATCGACGTAGTCCTTGTCGAGCGCGCGTGGCGCGGTCTGGCCGAAGGCCGTGTGGTCGGTGCGGATCGCCCCTCCGCCGCCGGGTACGGCGAAACGCGTGTTGACATTGGTCTGGCGCGCGGCCACATGGGCATAGAGGCCGTCGAAGACCTTGCCGCCGTCCAGCGCCTGGTTGAAGCCCAGGTGCAGGAAGGTCTTCATCGCATTGCCCGACTGCGAGGTGCCCTGCCCGATCACATTCGTGATGCGGCCAGCCAGCGGATTGGCCGTGCCGGACGCATCGGCGCTGGCCTTGCGGAAGAAGCTCACCGTGTCGCGCAAGGCGGCCAAGCCCACGCCCATGACCTTCGGGTCCTTAGCCACGTAGACCAGTTCATACAGGTATTGCGGATCGAAGCCGCCCTTCAGGCAGACCTTGCTGCCGTCGGCCGTGCCGGGGAACGGGTTGGTCGTGGTGTTGCAGTCGGCGAACTTCCAGTCGCTCGCGGGCACGGGCACGCGCGGATCGTCGCCGTTGACGCGTCGCGTGAGCGAATAGCCTGGCAGCGTGTTGTCCAGGCTGGCTGGCGCGTAGGGAATCATCGTGCCGTTGAAAACACCACCGGGCAGGGTCATCACGGCGGTGGCACTCGCTGGAATCAGTTCGCTGCGGT of the Rhodoferax koreense genome contains:
- a CDS encoding alpha/beta hydrolase domain-containing protein, yielding MHFGTTLSALAVAAALTACGGGGGGSATTPALKLNITATEDFAGSYGSVGAYEKLTGTIAGEVDPKDAKNAIIQDLALAPVNSRGMVEYQADLVMLKPKDMTKASGVLRYDAPNRGNILTMVNPSATPSDAVFLERGYVMLYSAWQGDVPKSSPARLTVTVPVAKNADGSSITGTYRSELIPASATAVMTLPGGVFNGTMIPYAPASLDNTLPGYSLTRRVNGDDPRVPVPASDWKFADCNTTTNPFPGTADGSKVCLKGGFDPQYLYELVYVAKDPKVMGVGLAALRDTVSFFRKASADASGTANPLAGRITNVIGQGTSQSGNAMKTFLHLGFNQALDGGKVFDGLYAHVAARQTNVNTRFAVPGGGGAIRTDHTAFGQTAPRALDKDYVDPLTGRKGGVMTRCAATGTCPKFFLGLSGTEFWQLQGSPVLTNATGTADLVQPDNARIYYYSSTQHGGNGGTANIGYNPAANVYPTGTVAHHTDTFRALFIALEDWVVRNTPPPASQVPHIADGTLVRPAALTYPQMKGLTWAASGVQTPIPAFDYLARYNNYAVLDFGPQFIPQDESGIATILPPKVGADYAILVPQVDASTGLTRAGIRGVEVQAPLGTSIEYNYVATPGIVDLTSLTGSYIPFHKTEAARIAAGDTRPSLESLYGSQAGYVARVTAAASSLVAQRFLLQRDADLRVQQAAAAAVLP
- a CDS encoding hemagglutinin repeat-containing protein, with the protein product MCLVTVAESNLASTAQSTQTATASYTGVDRVASLYFTNPSGTLVAAAGRDLNLLGAAIGSAGTATLQAGRNLNLQALTQAESVDATRNASNYTRFAQSQSPGSTVQATDAVTLSAGQDLTAMAATINSTAGATLLAAGGDVNLLAGRSTSSLATASYAEGSGFLSSGSTRLRNSQSADNAHATSVRGHTVTAVAGRDIMVSGSNVVSDAATTLVAQRDIAITSDTNRSTGSSFFEQKGSGLSIDGGISYGKQQQSTDSRGSGDTAAGSTVAALSGDVKIVAGQRYTQVGSTVQTPAGNITIQAQDVAITEARERSESSTVTKQSSSGFTLAVSSGATNAIQSGVQMADTVSKTSDKRMLTLAAATTALTAYDTYNTLKAGQGQTINGKDNQIVTGNQARLQRPEGLPGQPAGPRPSPLRQCQGHQGCRQHPGQRQSRGRRVAQRLGRG